From Fusobacterium varium:
ATGTCTTTTTAAAAAATTTCTTTATATGGTTTTTTCCATTTTTCATGCTTATATTTATCTCAAATTCAGCAAAACAAACAAAAGTTCTCTTATATGGATAAAAGCGAACATAAAATAGTCATAATTACTTTGTTCACAGGGGGTCATTTTTTTAAAGGTGTTTTCCCTAAAAATATTTTTATCTTGACTTTATCAATTTTAGAGATTATAATTGATAAAGTTAAAATGTATAAAAGTTCGCTTTTATCCATTAAAGAGAACTTTTATTATTTTTATAGTATTAAAGAGGATTTTACTTAGTGAATTAATTCTTATATTGTTTCATCAATTCTTTTTCTATTCCTGTCATTCTCTCCTCTATTCTTTTTATTCTTTCAGTCAGTGTTCTTATATTTTCTATTCTGAAATTTTTTTTAATTTATTTGATTTTCTTTTCTATCTGTACATAATACTATGTTAAATAAAGTATGAACAGTGAGGCTATGTGACTGTTTGTGTTTATATGTGAAACTTCTAGTGATTTTCTATTTATAATTTTTCTTTCCCTGTGTGTATTATTTATATCTTTTATTCTTTTATTATCTTCTTATAAAGACTATCTTCTGATGTCTACAAAAAACCAGCAACGGTTTTGCCATGAACCGTTTTACCATTAATGGTTTTTATACTAATGGTTAAAAAAATATTTTAGAGAATACTTTTAATAGTATTTTATAATTATTTTTATTTTTAAAGCAGTTGGAAAATTTATTTTCTGCTTTAAAAGTTTTAATAAAAAAAATCCATGTATTTCAGAATTTTTATTTCTAAAATTACATGGATTTAAAAATTTTTTTTAATATTACTTTCTTTATTATATAAACTTTCTATATTTTTCCCCAAAAAATGAATAAAAAATTAATTTTAAATTTTTTATAAACAAGTTAATTAAAAATATATACATTATTTATTATCTCTTTAAAGATTTTTCTCATCATATATCAATACTAATTCTCTGATGTGAATAAAAAGTCTTTTACAAGGCTGTTCTCTTTTAGCTCTGCATAAATACTAGTTTTATTTTTTTCAAAAAGTGCTGTTAAAATTATATTACAAAGTTCCATAGGAACTATATAAGAATTAAAAAAACCATTATTTTCAACAGATATTTTAAAAACAATATCACTCAAAAAACTTATTTCAGAAAATACATTACTTGTAACAGTTATTATTTTTGCTTTCTTTTCTTTTGCCAGCTTTACAGCTTTTATCTCATCATTTAAAAATCTGGGAAAAGCAAATATTATAACAACATCTCCTTTTTTTATATGAGAAAAAGCTTCATATAGTCCAAGTCCGCCTTCATTTACACATTCTGCATTAAATCCAAGTCTTTTTATATGCCAAAACATAAACTGTGATATAGCTCGACTTGAACCTATTCCTAAAAAATATATTTTCTTAGCCTCATCTATCATTTCTACAGCTTCATTTACTTGATCAAAATCTACATTTAATAAAAATTCTTTTATATTTTCAAGATCAGCATTAACTATTTTATTTGCTATATCATTTTTAGAATTAAAATTATCCCAATTTTTTACTATTCTATCATCTGGACTTGTTTCACTAAGTTCTAAAGCTATATAATTTTTAAAATCATTAAATTTATTAAACCCCATAATTTTGGAAAATCTTAAAACAGAAGCATCACTTACTCCTATTTCTTTTCCCAAATCTAATGCTGATAGAAGCATTACTTTTTTAGGATTTTTTACAAAAAATTCAGCAATTTTCTTTTCTACTTTAGTAAGCGTTTTATAATTTTCCTTATAGAATTTATGTATTTTATCCATATTTATTCAACCATTCCTTTTCAAAAATAAGTTTCTTATTTAATTATAACATAATTTAACTTTTTCTTGAAATTTTCCTTTTAAATATTTTGGGGTGTATTTTTTCCAATTTATGGTGTAGAATGTAAATAACAAAAAAATCAGGAGGAGTGTATGGTTATCAATTCAATTAAAATGGTTATCAATCAAAAAAATCTATTACATAACATAGATTACTTAAAAAAATTAAGAGGAAAAAATATCCTTCCTGTTGTTAAAGCCAACGCTTATGGACACGGGGTAGAGTTGATAGTAAAGGCTCTTTATACTGGTGGACAGAAAGAAGTTGCCGTAGCACGTTATGTTGAAGCAGAAAACATCTTGAAAATGAACTTAGGAAATGATTTTAGAGTTCTCGTCTTTGAAAGTATTGGAGATATTGAATTGATAAAAAATAATCCTAATCTGGACATAGCTGTCAATGATCTTAATGAACTAAAAGATTTTGTAAAAGCTGGAGTCTCATCTGACAGAATGCAGCTTAAAATAGATCTTGGGTTTGGAAGAAATGGTATATCTCTTTCTGAAATATCTGAATTAGAAAAATTCACTGATGAAAATAATTTAAAATTTAAAGGAATATTTTCACATCTTTTTGCTGTAAATTACGAAGATGGACTAGAATTAATAAACTTATTCACAGATGTAGTAAATTCTATAGGAAAAGACAAATTTGAAATGATACATCTGCAAAATAGTGCTGCTATAATGAATTACAATTGTGAAATAGCTACTCATATGAGAGTAGGAATGCTTACATATGGGTTGCAGGAAGTTGGTTATTTTGATCCAAATTTAAAACAAGTCTTTTCTTTAGAAGGACAGATAGCTGGTGTAAGAGATATTGAAGATCATAAATATGTTGCATATGAATTAAAAGATGATTTAGATATTGAAGGATGTAAATATTTGGCAAAAATAAAAATAGGATATGGTGACGGTTTTCTTAAAAGAAATGAAAAAAGTAAATGTATTATTAATAACAAAGAATTTAAAATAGTTCAGGTAACTATGGATAATACTTTTATAGAAGTTGATGGAAGTGTAAAAGAGGGAGATAAAGTTCTTTTATACAATGATATTACTAAAGCTGTTAATTTCACTGGCATGAATATATATGAACTTTTAACAATATTGAGTCCCAGAATTCCTAGGGTATATAAATATTAATTAAAATTTCTTAAATAAAAAATAATTTTATCTTAAAATAAAAAACTGAGAAGTCTTATTATTGACCTCTCAGTTTTTCTTTACATCAGCATAGCTGCTATTGGATAACCAATAATTACAGTTATTATAATAGATAATGTCATAAAAATTAGTCCATACTTCATCACACTGCTGGTATCAGACCAGCCAGATCCGATAGCCATGGCAACAT
This genomic window contains:
- a CDS encoding putative transcriptional regulator yields the protein MDKIHKFYKENYKTLTKVEKKIAEFFVKNPKKVMLLSALDLGKEIGVSDASVLRFSKIMGFNKFNDFKNYIALELSETSPDDRIVKNWDNFNSKNDIANKIVNADLENIKEFLLNVDFDQVNEAVEMIDEAKKIYFLGIGSSRAISQFMFWHIKRLGFNAECVNEGGLGLYEAFSHIKKGDVVIIFAFPRFLNDEIKAVKLAKEKKAKIITVTSNVFSEISFLSDIVFKISVENNGFFNSYIVPMELCNIILTALFEKNKTSIYAELKENSLVKDFLFTSEN
- the alr gene encoding alanine racemase, whose product is MVINSIKMVINQKNLLHNIDYLKKLRGKNILPVVKANAYGHGVELIVKALYTGGQKEVAVARYVEAENILKMNLGNDFRVLVFESIGDIELIKNNPNLDIAVNDLNELKDFVKAGVSSDRMQLKIDLGFGRNGISLSEISELEKFTDENNLKFKGIFSHLFAVNYEDGLELINLFTDVVNSIGKDKFEMIHLQNSAAIMNYNCEIATHMRVGMLTYGLQEVGYFDPNLKQVFSLEGQIAGVRDIEDHKYVAYELKDDLDIEGCKYLAKIKIGYGDGFLKRNEKSKCIINNKEFKIVQVTMDNTFIEVDGSVKEGDKVLLYNDITKAVNFTGMNIYELLTILSPRIPRVYKY